A window of the Nibribacter ruber genome harbors these coding sequences:
- a CDS encoding deoxyhypusine synthase family protein, with protein sequence MKVTQFLKDHYKHFNAAAVIDAAEGYKLHLNNGGKMMITLAGAMSTAELGIILAEMIRQDKVQAITCTGANLEEDIFNLVAHDFYERIPNYRDLTPQDEQDLLDRHLNRVTDTCIPEEEAMRRLEHVVLKYWQKADQAGEAYFPHQFFYQILNSGELEQYYQIDPKNSWMLEAAKKNLPIFVPGWEDSTLGNIYTGHVISGDIKNVHTMRTGIQYMMELAEWYTQTATDASTIGFFQIGGGIAGDFPICVVPMLHQDLQRTGVPLWGYFAQISDSTTSYGSYSGAVPNEKITWGKLGVDTPKYVIESDATIVAPLIFAIVLDY encoded by the coding sequence ATGAAGGTAACGCAGTTCCTGAAAGACCATTACAAGCATTTTAACGCGGCCGCCGTCATTGACGCCGCTGAAGGATACAAACTCCACTTGAACAACGGTGGTAAAATGATGATCACCCTGGCGGGTGCCATGAGTACTGCTGAGTTGGGCATCATCCTTGCAGAAATGATTCGTCAGGACAAAGTGCAGGCCATTACCTGTACCGGAGCCAACCTGGAGGAAGACATTTTCAACCTGGTGGCCCATGACTTCTATGAGCGCATCCCTAACTACCGCGACTTGACCCCGCAGGACGAGCAAGACCTGTTGGACCGTCACCTGAACCGCGTAACCGATACTTGTATTCCAGAGGAAGAGGCCATGCGCCGCCTGGAGCATGTGGTTTTGAAGTACTGGCAGAAAGCCGATCAAGCCGGCGAAGCCTATTTCCCGCACCAGTTCTTCTACCAGATCCTGAACTCAGGCGAGTTGGAGCAATACTACCAGATCGACCCGAAGAACAGCTGGATGCTGGAAGCGGCCAAGAAGAACCTTCCTATCTTCGTACCAGGCTGGGAAGACTCTACGCTGGGTAACATCTATACTGGCCACGTTATTTCTGGCGACATCAAAAACGTGCACACCATGCGTACGGGTATCCAGTACATGATGGAGTTGGCTGAGTGGTACACGCAAACTGCTACGGATGCCTCCACCATAGGCTTTTTCCAGATTGGCGGAGGTATTGCCGGCGACTTCCCTATCTGCGTGGTGCCAATGCTGCATCAGGATCTTCAGCGTACGGGTGTTCCATTGTGGGGCTACTTCGCGCAGATTTCTGACTCTACTACCTCTTATGGTTCGTACTCAGGCGCCGTGCCGAACGAGAAAATCACGTGGGGTAAACTGGGTGTAGACACACCTAAGTATGTAATCGAGTCAGATGCTACCATTGTGGCACCGCTGATTTTCGCCATCGTGTTAGATTACTAA
- a CDS encoding toxin-antitoxin system YwqK family antitoxin, with the protein MRKKYLGLLLLVFSIQVKAQAPLPNQFTVGNFLEILPGDSLKVYFNCTGTISDKSCADYYRIGKIDRDIINVVGTFTDFYKNGGVSLKASMVQNRLEGEATFYHPNGSIKEQGQYKAGLRNGKWAYFYETGQPEKILDFVNGYPHILESFAQNGKPEVIAGNGTYRNFFNPNLGCSPFAVSGEVKNGLMHGKWYLGYDGASSGDFEVYENGRFVSGKSNRQVYTDKAYVGITQFSPNENLRLTENSLNCPGWSVVEWQYKNEDLQQSFYPAFTQQLNAYPAPVKDQWLIIGVDLLANNQLSKVHVYSSLNDTNLETYVYDQLSSMKGWKTAKLHSNPINSSIYFSVLVVDRQFIIPTHYLYLQN; encoded by the coding sequence ATGAGAAAGAAATACCTTGGGCTGCTGTTGCTGGTTTTTAGCATTCAAGTGAAGGCGCAGGCTCCCCTCCCCAACCAGTTTACGGTAGGTAATTTTTTAGAGATCCTGCCAGGAGACAGCCTCAAAGTGTACTTTAATTGTACGGGTACCATCTCAGATAAAAGTTGCGCAGACTATTACAGAATTGGCAAGATTGACCGGGACATTATCAATGTTGTAGGGACTTTCACTGATTTTTATAAGAACGGCGGCGTCTCTCTAAAGGCCTCAATGGTCCAGAATAGGCTAGAGGGAGAAGCCACTTTCTATCACCCCAATGGCTCCATCAAAGAACAGGGTCAATACAAAGCTGGCCTCAGGAACGGAAAGTGGGCCTATTTTTATGAAACCGGACAGCCAGAGAAAATCCTTGACTTTGTAAACGGGTACCCTCACATCCTTGAATCTTTTGCACAAAATGGCAAGCCCGAAGTAATTGCAGGCAACGGGACGTACAGAAACTTCTTCAACCCTAACCTGGGCTGTTCACCGTTTGCCGTCTCTGGCGAAGTAAAAAACGGCCTCATGCACGGCAAATGGTATCTAGGGTATGACGGGGCCTCTTCCGGAGACTTTGAAGTATATGAAAACGGGAGGTTCGTTTCAGGTAAGTCTAACAGACAAGTCTACACAGACAAAGCTTACGTGGGCATAACCCAATTTTCGCCCAATGAAAACCTTAGGCTCACAGAAAACAGTTTAAACTGCCCCGGATGGAGTGTGGTGGAGTGGCAATACAAGAACGAAGATCTACAACAGTCATTTTACCCGGCATTCACGCAACAGTTGAATGCTTATCCGGCGCCGGTAAAGGACCAATGGCTCATTATTGGAGTAGACCTTTTGGCCAACAACCAGCTTTCTAAGGTCCATGTCTATTCCTCCTTAAACGACACCAATCTGGAAACCTACGTCTATGACCAGTTATCTTCTATGAAAGGCTGGAAGACGGCCAAGCTACATTCAAACCCAATCAACTCCAGCATCTACTTTTCAGTATTAGTGGTGGACCGGCAGTTTATCATTCCCACCCACTACCTGTATCTGCAAAACTAA
- a CDS encoding NAD(P)-dependent oxidoreductase, which yields MSTPAAAPFRCLIIDQMHESLFPMLDGMLVEVTYVPDVKKDEVPDLLPDYDMLMVRSKLRVTEALVSAAPRLKVVARAGAGVDNIDEGVLERHNITLLNAPEGNRDAVGEHTLGLLLSLFRKINSGDAQIRKGLWLREENRGEEIGGKTIGIIGYGNMGKAFAKRLAGFDCQVLAYDQQAVTNPLSYVKLCVLEEILEKVDVLSLHIPYTKENHAFVSQKFIDSFQNAFWLLNTARGEVVDHAALVQGLKSGKVLGAALDVLENEKLSTLTSDQKDRLDVLLEHPRVVLTPHIAGWTHESYQRINEVLVAKLQTYLSQHRS from the coding sequence ATGTCTACTCCTGCTGCTGCACCCTTCCGCTGTTTAATTATTGACCAGATGCATGAGAGCCTGTTTCCTATGCTGGACGGAATGTTGGTGGAAGTGACCTACGTGCCAGATGTGAAGAAGGACGAGGTGCCAGACTTGTTGCCAGACTATGACATGCTCATGGTGCGCAGCAAACTGCGGGTGACTGAAGCCTTGGTTTCTGCCGCCCCGCGCCTGAAGGTGGTGGCCCGGGCCGGCGCCGGCGTGGACAACATAGACGAGGGCGTCCTGGAACGGCACAACATCACGCTCCTCAACGCCCCTGAAGGGAACCGCGATGCCGTAGGCGAGCATACCCTGGGACTGTTGCTAAGCCTCTTCCGGAAGATTAATTCTGGAGACGCGCAGATTCGGAAAGGACTCTGGCTGCGCGAAGAAAACCGAGGGGAGGAGATAGGCGGCAAGACCATAGGCATCATTGGCTACGGCAACATGGGCAAGGCCTTCGCCAAGCGGTTGGCCGGGTTTGATTGCCAGGTGCTGGCGTATGATCAACAAGCTGTCACCAATCCCCTTTCTTATGTTAAGCTGTGTGTGCTGGAAGAGATTCTGGAGAAGGTAGATGTGCTGAGTTTGCACATTCCCTACACCAAAGAGAACCACGCCTTTGTAAGCCAGAAATTCATAGACAGTTTCCAGAACGCGTTCTGGCTGCTGAATACTGCCCGTGGCGAAGTGGTGGACCATGCCGCCTTAGTGCAAGGGCTCAAAAGCGGCAAGGTGTTGGGCGCCGCCCTGGACGTTCTTGAGAATGAAAAGCTTTCTACGCTCACCTCAGATCAAAAAGACAGGCTGGATGTTTTACTAGAGCACCCCCGTGTAGTGCTTACGCCCCACATTGCCGGCTGGACGCATGAGTCTTACCAGCGCATCAATGAAGTATTGGTGGCTAAACTGCAAACCTATCTTTCCCAGCACCGCAGCTAA
- the abc-f gene encoding ribosomal protection-like ABC-F family protein, whose amino-acid sequence MISINNLDFHFGSRTLYEDANLHIKPKDQIGLVGLNGTGKSTLLRLLVGEYKPDRGSIQMSRDTTLGFLNQDLLSYDTHESILKVAMQAFEEAIQVQHKIDAVLHAMETDYKDEHIDQLARLQEQFEAMDGYNIQVKAEEILEGLGFTTEELQQPLRTFSGGWRMRVMLAKILLQKPSLLLLDEPTNHLDLPSIKWLETYLAGYEGAVVIVSHDREFLDKTTNMTVEVSGQKLNVYAGNYSFYLEEKELRNEIQKGAYENQQQQIKQAEQFIARFKAKATKAKQAQSRMKALDKMERIEDVAGDAPVVNFKFQFTVQPGRNILRLENMSKSYGDKLIFQKTSVNIERGDKIALIGANGKGKSTLMRIISGDEPIQGDRQLGHNVIMAFYAQHQLESLTVENEILQEMVQAGSRRTEMELRGVLGSFLFTGDTVFKKIKVLSGGEKSRVALAKTLISEANFLLLDEPTNHLDMQSVNILIQALQQYEGTFVVISHDRYFVENVANKIWYIEDHELKEYPGTYHEYEYWQEQRERDFKRNVQVQASAPKAQPKVQATPSQRQNLEQELKKANQKLKQVEGLVQDLEKKLKGCEDKLALPSTYSDPNALHEATQQFDKIKGQLDKEQTLWEQLMEQVDTLENQLK is encoded by the coding sequence ATGATTTCCATTAACAACCTGGACTTCCATTTCGGGAGCCGCACCCTGTACGAAGACGCCAACCTGCACATCAAACCCAAGGACCAGATTGGCCTGGTGGGCTTGAACGGAACCGGAAAGTCCACGCTCCTGCGCCTGTTGGTGGGCGAGTACAAGCCAGACCGCGGCAGCATCCAGATGAGCCGTGACACCACGCTGGGCTTCCTGAACCAGGATTTGCTGTCTTATGACACCCATGAGAGCATCTTGAAGGTGGCCATGCAGGCGTTTGAGGAGGCCATCCAGGTGCAGCACAAGATTGACGCCGTGCTGCATGCCATGGAAACCGATTACAAAGACGAGCACATTGATCAACTGGCCAGGCTGCAGGAGCAGTTTGAAGCCATGGATGGGTACAACATACAAGTGAAGGCTGAGGAGATTCTGGAAGGTCTGGGCTTCACCACCGAGGAATTGCAGCAACCGCTGCGCACCTTCTCAGGGGGCTGGCGCATGCGCGTGATGCTGGCCAAGATCCTTTTGCAGAAACCATCGCTCCTGCTTTTGGATGAGCCTACCAACCACTTGGACTTACCTTCCATCAAATGGCTGGAAACCTATCTGGCCGGTTATGAGGGAGCCGTGGTAATTGTGTCCCATGATAGGGAATTCCTGGACAAGACCACCAACATGACCGTAGAGGTGTCTGGCCAGAAACTGAATGTCTACGCTGGTAACTACAGCTTCTACCTGGAAGAGAAAGAGCTCAGAAACGAAATCCAGAAAGGCGCTTATGAAAACCAGCAACAGCAGATAAAACAAGCCGAGCAGTTCATTGCCCGTTTCAAGGCCAAGGCCACCAAGGCCAAGCAGGCCCAGAGCCGCATGAAGGCCCTGGACAAGATGGAGCGCATTGAAGACGTGGCCGGCGATGCACCTGTGGTTAACTTCAAATTCCAGTTCACAGTGCAACCGGGCCGCAACATCCTTCGCCTGGAGAACATGAGCAAGAGCTACGGTGACAAGCTGATTTTCCAGAAAACCAGCGTGAACATTGAACGCGGTGACAAGATTGCCCTCATTGGTGCCAACGGTAAAGGTAAGTCTACGCTCATGCGCATCATCTCCGGAGATGAACCCATTCAGGGAGACCGCCAGCTGGGCCACAACGTGATTATGGCCTTCTACGCCCAGCACCAGTTGGAAAGCCTCACGGTAGAAAACGAGATTCTGCAAGAGATGGTACAGGCCGGTAGCCGCCGCACCGAAATGGAACTGCGCGGCGTTCTGGGTTCCTTCCTGTTCACCGGAGACACGGTTTTCAAGAAAATCAAAGTCCTATCTGGAGGCGAGAAAAGCCGTGTGGCTTTGGCTAAGACATTGATTTCAGAAGCCAACTTCCTGCTACTGGATGAGCCTACCAACCACTTGGACATGCAGAGTGTGAACATCCTCATTCAGGCCCTGCAGCAATATGAAGGTACGTTTGTGGTCATCTCCCACGACCGGTACTTCGTAGAGAACGTGGCCAACAAGATCTGGTACATTGAAGACCATGAGCTCAAGGAATACCCGGGCACCTACCATGAGTATGAATACTGGCAGGAACAGCGCGAGCGTGACTTTAAACGCAATGTGCAGGTACAAGCCTCTGCTCCCAAAGCCCAGCCCAAAGTACAAGCCACGCCCAGCCAGCGCCAAAACCTGGAACAGGAATTAAAAAAAGCTAACCAAAAACTGAAACAGGTAGAAGGCTTGGTGCAGGACCTGGAGAAAAAACTGAAAGGCTGTGAAGACAAACTAGCCCTGCCTAGCACCTACTCAGACCCCAACGCCCTCCACGAAGCCACCCAGCAGTTTGACAAAATCAAAGGCCAGCTAGACAAGGAACAAACCCTCTGGGAACAGCTCATGGAACAGGTAGACACCCTAGAAAACCAACTCAAATAG
- a CDS encoding 2'-5' RNA ligase family protein, whose product MVAIVSLLDAEHTLRMNHLISLLEQEFGLKGVQTTPDPHLTWLTASDSSLPYIKEAMLHAASLCCKLPIKTTGLGIFPGEKPVLYIPVIRTAVINHFQCHLYEAIRQISPEVGHIYQPDSWLPHLTLALADTTPLLVGQAVQFLNTLSFNWEINLDNLSLLTKHGDKFLSECSFPLEEAKEEPRVKLFSKY is encoded by the coding sequence ATGGTAGCAATTGTTTCTTTGTTGGATGCCGAGCATACGCTCCGGATGAACCATCTGATTTCACTTTTGGAGCAGGAGTTTGGGTTGAAAGGTGTGCAGACTACGCCAGACCCGCACCTTACCTGGTTAACCGCGAGTGACTCCAGCCTACCCTACATCAAAGAGGCCATGCTGCATGCCGCCAGCCTGTGCTGCAAACTTCCCATCAAGACCACGGGGCTGGGTATTTTTCCGGGAGAGAAACCGGTGCTTTACATTCCGGTCATCCGGACGGCGGTCATTAATCATTTCCAGTGCCATCTGTATGAGGCCATTAGACAGATAAGCCCCGAGGTAGGTCATATTTACCAGCCTGACTCCTGGCTGCCGCACTTAACGTTGGCTTTGGCAGACACTACGCCCTTGCTGGTGGGCCAGGCGGTTCAATTCCTGAACACGCTCAGTTTCAACTGGGAAATCAATTTGGACAACCTCTCTCTGCTTACCAAGCACGGCGACAAGTTCCTAAGCGAATGTTCCTTCCCGCTGGAGGAAGCCAAAGAAGAGCCCAGAGTAAAACTGTTCAGCAAGTACTAG
- a CDS encoding type IX secretion system plug protein — protein sequence MTFSKTCKLYALLVGLATTSLTSCVPVESTSSGASGVSGSSAAALRYEDAVYAPDVKSVQLYTQNYNAADVLAPAVVPLNQGAPLILEFDRLNANGSRVVVKIHHCDVNWQPSQLASLQYLQDFNEFFIRDMNASAATKVPYWHYRFQVPSVKISGNYLLEVAQEGGGLLLSRRFVVYEELVNVGLKPTATPGAGDRYQRQQLDFNIFYAQYPLVNPSQDVKVVMRQNHRWDNAKQFSRPTFVQEAQRRLEYQLFDVDQAFLGLSEFRALDTRSERFSGVGVERRDVTTSPDRVYAQTGKSRARDAYSTQPDANGKFLFGSREYGNAPLNADYQQVLFSLHAPEPAPGPVYVFGGLSDWQMQEPFKMSYDAEKKQYTASALLKQGYYNYYFAVKDADGQANAQYFEGSHFATENVYDVLVYYRPPGSRTDLIIGYSTITFNPQR from the coding sequence ATGACGTTCTCCAAAACCTGTAAGCTATATGCCCTTCTGGTAGGTCTAGCCACTACTTCTTTAACCAGCTGCGTACCCGTAGAATCTACCAGCTCTGGAGCCTCTGGCGTTTCTGGCAGTTCTGCCGCCGCACTCCGCTATGAAGACGCTGTGTATGCGCCAGACGTGAAATCTGTGCAGTTGTACACGCAGAATTACAATGCGGCAGACGTCCTGGCCCCGGCAGTGGTGCCTTTGAACCAAGGCGCGCCGCTTATTCTGGAGTTTGACCGGCTCAATGCCAACGGTAGCCGGGTGGTGGTAAAGATCCATCATTGTGACGTGAATTGGCAACCCTCGCAGCTGGCTTCTTTGCAGTACCTACAAGATTTCAATGAGTTTTTTATTAGAGATATGAATGCCTCTGCGGCGACCAAGGTACCGTACTGGCATTATCGTTTTCAAGTGCCATCAGTGAAGATTAGCGGAAATTATCTACTGGAAGTGGCCCAGGAAGGCGGCGGGCTCTTGCTGAGCAGACGGTTTGTGGTGTATGAAGAACTGGTGAACGTAGGTCTCAAACCAACGGCAACTCCCGGCGCCGGCGACCGGTACCAACGCCAGCAATTAGACTTTAACATCTTCTACGCCCAATATCCGCTGGTCAATCCCAGCCAGGACGTGAAGGTGGTCATGCGCCAGAACCACCGCTGGGACAATGCCAAGCAGTTCAGCCGTCCTACGTTTGTGCAGGAGGCCCAGCGCCGGCTTGAGTATCAATTATTTGACGTGGACCAGGCTTTTCTGGGATTAAGTGAATTCAGGGCGCTGGACACCAGAAGTGAGCGCTTCAGCGGAGTGGGCGTGGAACGGAGAGACGTCACCACCTCGCCAGACCGGGTGTATGCCCAAACGGGTAAGTCCAGGGCCAGAGACGCCTACAGCACGCAACCAGATGCCAATGGTAAATTTTTGTTTGGGAGCCGGGAGTATGGCAATGCGCCCTTAAACGCAGATTACCAGCAGGTCCTCTTTTCTTTGCACGCCCCTGAGCCGGCGCCAGGCCCCGTGTACGTGTTTGGCGGCCTAAGCGACTGGCAAATGCAGGAACCGTTTAAAATGAGCTATGACGCTGAAAAGAAACAGTACACGGCCTCTGCCCTCTTAAAACAAGGCTACTATAACTATTACTTCGCAGTGAAGGATGCCGACGGACAGGCAAATGCCCAATACTTTGAAGGCAGCCACTTCGCTACCGAAAACGTGTATGATGTGCTAGTGTATTATCGTCCGCCGGGGTCCAGGACAGACCTGATCATTGGCTACTCCACCATCACCTTCAATCCGCAACGGTAA
- a CDS encoding DUF4136 domain-containing protein has protein sequence MRKTYGIQVLLILPLALLLSGCMIFGKQKYGSDYSYSGMFNKYKTFNFITHASNEDTATLKNYEVLRKFIRERLEIQGYTYTEKKPDLLVSYFIFFDDLNMKGYEQEEFDVWLAENADNGEGVKSKDPYKPIKIYMSQGTLMVTLLDQKRQNAVWQGYTSGVLADKNAESTVYLNRAVRTIFDQYRVFRQGYLRESYNHN, from the coding sequence ATGAGAAAAACCTACGGTATCCAAGTTCTTCTGATTCTTCCGCTGGCCTTGTTGCTGAGTGGCTGCATGATTTTCGGCAAACAGAAATATGGCTCAGATTACAGCTATTCTGGCATGTTCAACAAGTACAAGACTTTCAATTTCATTACCCATGCTTCTAACGAGGATACCGCCACTCTCAAGAACTATGAGGTCCTGCGCAAGTTCATCAGAGAGAGGCTAGAGATTCAGGGCTATACCTACACTGAAAAGAAGCCCGACTTGCTGGTGAGCTACTTCATCTTCTTTGATGACCTCAACATGAAGGGCTATGAGCAGGAAGAGTTTGACGTGTGGCTGGCTGAAAACGCTGACAACGGCGAGGGGGTGAAGTCAAAAGACCCGTACAAACCCATTAAAATCTACATGAGCCAAGGCACTCTTATGGTAACCTTATTAGACCAGAAGCGGCAAAACGCGGTTTGGCAGGGGTACACGTCTGGCGTGCTGGCAGATAAGAACGCAGAGAGCACCGTGTACCTGAACCGGGCCGTGCGCACCATCTTTGACCAGTACCGCGTGTTCAGGCAAGGCTACCTGCGCGAATCCTACAACCATAATTAA
- the hslV gene encoding ATP-dependent protease subunit HslV: protein MAKIRSTTVLGIYHNGEVALGADGQATMDKYIAKSNVRKVRVLQDGKIVTGFAGSTADAFTLLERFEEKLNAYGNNMKRAAIELAKDWRKDQYLRKLEAMMVVANKEELLIISGTGDVLEPDHQIAAIGSGSTYAQSAALALKKHAPHLTAEEMVREALTIAADICIYTNHNLIIEKPN from the coding sequence ATGGCTAAAATACGTTCTACCACGGTGCTAGGCATTTACCACAACGGCGAAGTAGCCTTAGGGGCAGATGGGCAGGCCACCATGGATAAATACATTGCCAAGAGCAACGTGCGCAAGGTACGGGTGCTGCAAGATGGCAAAATTGTAACGGGCTTTGCCGGTTCCACCGCAGATGCGTTTACCCTGCTGGAGCGCTTTGAGGAGAAACTCAACGCTTACGGCAACAACATGAAACGCGCGGCCATTGAACTGGCGAAAGACTGGCGCAAAGACCAGTACCTGCGCAAGTTGGAGGCTATGATGGTAGTCGCCAACAAAGAAGAACTCTTGATTATTTCGGGCACCGGTGATGTGCTGGAACCAGACCATCAGATTGCGGCTATCGGGTCAGGAAGTACCTATGCACAGTCGGCGGCCTTGGCTTTGAAGAAGCACGCTCCGCATTTGACGGCAGAGGAAATGGTACGCGAAGCCTTAACCATTGCCGCTGACATCTGTATCTATACCAATCACAATCTCATTATTGAAAAACCGAACTAA
- a CDS encoding pyridoxal phosphate-dependent decarboxylase family protein, with protein sequence MDTLHLEQRLHHLEQQSLLLEPSATDRLPVQQAVEQYAQAFLEDLPQLPVFVDTPDKGAGLLQSPIEEEGIPVQEALGLLKEQVDTPGINPASGGHMGYIPGGSLYYSGLGDYLAAVTNRYAGIFYSSPGAVRMENMLIRWMAQEIGFPQDTAGNLTSGGSIASLIALVTARDAQNITCRIIPDSVIYCTSHTHHCLDKALRIAGLGECQLRHVPMDAQYRMDPKALQMQLEQDKAKGLKPWLLIASAGTTDVGAVDPLAALADLAQQHGLWYHVDAAYGGFFALSPTGKQKLKGIERADSVVMDPHKGLFIPYGSGAVLIKNSQQLTESHHYQASYMQDTLSVTGEVSPADVSPELSKHFRGLRIWLPLKLHGVAAFRSALEEKLLLAQYTYQKLQGLPGFEVPVAPDLSVVIFRYLPEAAIDANAFNQKLIQAVQKDGRVFLSSTLLDGQFMIRFAILSFRTHKATLDLALEILQEKAKEITASWQEA encoded by the coding sequence ATGGACACTCTGCATTTAGAACAGCGGCTTCATCACCTGGAGCAACAATCTCTTCTTCTGGAACCCTCCGCTACAGACCGTTTGCCGGTGCAACAGGCCGTGGAGCAGTACGCCCAAGCTTTTCTGGAAGACCTGCCCCAACTGCCCGTTTTTGTAGACACGCCAGACAAAGGAGCAGGCCTGTTGCAGAGTCCCATTGAGGAAGAAGGCATACCTGTGCAAGAAGCCTTGGGCTTGTTAAAGGAGCAGGTGGACACGCCCGGCATCAACCCAGCCTCAGGGGGGCACATGGGCTACATTCCGGGGGGTAGTTTGTATTACTCTGGGCTGGGAGACTACCTGGCCGCGGTAACCAACCGGTATGCCGGCATCTTCTACTCCTCACCGGGGGCGGTGCGCATGGAGAACATGCTCATCAGGTGGATGGCCCAGGAAATAGGGTTTCCGCAGGACACGGCCGGTAACCTGACCTCTGGCGGAAGTATTGCTAGTCTAATTGCCTTGGTCACCGCCCGAGACGCCCAAAACATTACCTGTCGCATCATTCCAGACAGTGTCATCTATTGTACCTCTCATACCCACCATTGCCTGGACAAAGCCCTGCGCATTGCTGGCCTAGGCGAATGCCAGTTGCGGCACGTGCCCATGGACGCCCAGTACCGCATGGACCCAAAAGCCTTGCAAATGCAGCTTGAACAAGACAAGGCAAAGGGTTTAAAACCCTGGCTGCTGATCGCCTCTGCCGGCACCACAGACGTGGGCGCCGTAGACCCGCTGGCGGCGCTGGCAGACCTTGCCCAGCAGCATGGCCTCTGGTACCATGTAGATGCGGCGTACGGTGGTTTCTTTGCGCTTTCGCCTACCGGAAAGCAGAAATTAAAGGGCATAGAGCGCGCAGACTCCGTAGTGATGGATCCGCACAAGGGCCTGTTCATTCCATATGGTTCTGGGGCGGTGCTCATCAAGAATTCACAGCAGTTGACAGAGAGCCATCATTACCAAGCCAGTTACATGCAGGACACGCTCTCCGTGACGGGCGAAGTCTCTCCCGCTGATGTCTCTCCGGAGCTCAGCAAACATTTCAGGGGATTGCGCATCTGGCTTCCCTTGAAATTGCACGGCGTAGCCGCCTTCCGGAGCGCTTTGGAAGAGAAATTACTGTTGGCCCAATACACTTATCAGAAACTGCAGGGGTTGCCAGGGTTTGAGGTGCCGGTAGCGCCAGACTTGTCAGTGGTTATTTTCAGGTATTTGCCAGAAGCTGCCATAGATGCCAATGCCTTTAACCAAAAACTGATTCAGGCGGTGCAGAAAGACGGGCGGGTGTTCTTGTCCTCTACCCTGCTGGACGGGCAGTTCATGATCAGGTTCGCTATTCTGTCTTTTAGAACGCACAAGGCTACCCTAGATCTTGCGCTGGAAATTTTACAGGAGAAGGCTAAGGAAATTACGGCTTCCTGGCAAGAGGCCTAG